One window of Sinorhizobium numidicum genomic DNA carries:
- a CDS encoding tetratricopeptide repeat protein, whose amino-acid sequence MTTRHVLSSSMHRLALGAAVALMALSLSGCAGQQSRKELTTGSISKLSKPVQSMTASELAAATESIGQAYERNPKDREAGLDYANLLRMTGRNEQALAVMQQVAINHPTDREVLGAYGKAQAAAGQLEQALATIGRAQTPDRPDWKLKSAEGAVLDQLGRSAEARLRYREALDLRPNEPSILSNLGMSYLLTKDLRTAETYLKSAAGQPGADSSIRQNLALAVGLQGRFQEAETIARQELTAEQAEANVAYLRSMLSQQGAWKQLAKADDAN is encoded by the coding sequence ATGACGACGCGACATGTTCTCTCTTCCTCTATGCATCGCCTGGCGCTTGGGGCCGCCGTCGCGCTGATGGCGTTGTCGCTTAGCGGCTGTGCCGGGCAGCAGAGCAGGAAGGAGCTGACAACCGGCTCTATCTCAAAACTTTCGAAGCCCGTGCAATCGATGACCGCGAGCGAGCTCGCAGCGGCCACGGAAAGCATCGGACAGGCCTATGAGCGCAATCCGAAAGACCGCGAAGCGGGCCTCGACTATGCCAATCTCCTGCGCATGACCGGGCGCAACGAACAGGCGCTCGCGGTGATGCAGCAGGTAGCGATCAACCATCCTACCGACCGCGAGGTCCTCGGCGCCTACGGCAAGGCGCAAGCGGCAGCGGGGCAACTGGAGCAGGCGCTTGCGACGATTGGCCGGGCGCAGACACCGGATCGTCCGGACTGGAAGTTGAAATCCGCCGAGGGCGCCGTGCTCGACCAGCTTGGCCGCTCGGCCGAGGCGCGCTTGCGATACCGCGAGGCTTTGGACCTTCGCCCCAACGAACCCTCCATCCTCTCCAATCTCGGCATGTCCTATCTGCTGACGAAGGATCTGCGAACCGCCGAAACTTATCTCAAGTCCGCCGCCGGCCAACCCGGCGCCGACAGCAGTATTCGCCAGAACCTGGCTCTCGCGGTCGGCCTGCAAGGGCGTTTCCAGGAAGCCGAAACGATCGCCCGCCAGGAACTCACCGCCGAACAGGCGGAAGCGAATG
- a CDS encoding leucyl aminopeptidase family protein, with translation MAPYQFIERPSPFNTSAGKTLPIFAVTPAHIETGSIDPIALDWARKAGFKAETGAVLLVPSADGSLGGALFGLGANPSEAPFLTGKLARALPAGKWHIETAPLTANRLALGYGLGSYRFERYKSAKAEAPTLLIPGDADAADIKRQLAGVFLARDLINTPTNDMGPEALEAAFRALASHYKADVSVISGEALLTQNFPLVHTVGRASAEPPRLLEMRWGKKGHRKVTLVGKGVCFDTGGLDIKPAASMLLMKKDMGGAANVMGLALMIMDAKLKVDLRVIVPVVENSISSNAFRPGDIYRSRKGLTVQIDNTDAEGRLILADALAYADEEKTDLLIDMATLTGAARVALGPDLPPFFTDDGELARDLAEASLSVDDPIWRMPLHMGYDKDISARIADLTNAPSGGMAGSITAALFLKRFVTNAKSWVHLDIFGWAQAERPHSPVGGEAQAIRALYHHISGIAG, from the coding sequence ATGGCTCCCTATCAGTTCATCGAACGGCCGTCGCCGTTCAACACCAGCGCCGGCAAGACGCTGCCGATCTTTGCGGTCACGCCGGCGCATATCGAAACCGGGAGCATCGATCCGATCGCGCTGGATTGGGCGCGCAAGGCGGGCTTCAAGGCGGAGACCGGCGCGGTCCTTCTTGTTCCGTCAGCCGACGGCTCTCTCGGGGGCGCGCTGTTCGGTCTCGGCGCGAACCCTTCGGAAGCGCCGTTCCTGACTGGAAAACTCGCCCGCGCGCTGCCGGCCGGGAAATGGCATATCGAAACGGCCCCTCTGACAGCCAATCGCCTGGCACTGGGTTACGGACTCGGCTCCTATCGTTTCGAGCGTTACAAATCCGCAAAGGCGGAAGCTCCGACACTGCTTATTCCTGGCGATGCTGATGCGGCGGATATCAAACGGCAGCTCGCCGGTGTTTTCCTCGCCCGCGACCTTATCAACACGCCGACGAACGACATGGGCCCGGAAGCGTTGGAGGCGGCATTCCGCGCGCTCGCGAGCCATTATAAGGCCGACGTTTCGGTGATATCCGGCGAAGCCTTGCTGACGCAGAATTTCCCGCTGGTGCACACGGTTGGCCGAGCCAGTGCCGAACCGCCACGACTCCTTGAGATGCGCTGGGGCAAGAAGGGGCACCGAAAGGTGACGCTCGTCGGCAAGGGCGTCTGCTTCGATACCGGCGGCCTCGACATCAAACCGGCCGCCTCGATGCTCTTGATGAAGAAGGACATGGGCGGTGCAGCGAATGTCATGGGCTTGGCGCTGATGATCATGGACGCGAAGCTCAAAGTCGATCTGCGCGTCATCGTTCCCGTGGTCGAGAACTCGATCTCGTCGAACGCGTTCCGGCCGGGCGACATCTACCGGAGCCGCAAGGGGCTGACGGTGCAGATCGACAATACCGATGCCGAGGGCCGGTTGATTCTCGCCGACGCGCTTGCCTATGCCGACGAGGAGAAAACCGACCTGCTGATCGACATGGCGACGCTGACGGGCGCCGCCCGCGTCGCCCTCGGCCCCGATCTGCCGCCCTTCTTCACAGACGATGGCGAACTTGCCCGCGATCTTGCCGAAGCGAGCCTCAGCGTCGATGATCCGATCTGGCGAATGCCGCTTCACATGGGCTACGATAAGGACATCTCAGCCCGCATTGCCGACCTGACCAATGCCCCCTCCGGCGGCATGGCCGGCTCGATCACGGCAGCGCTCTTTCTCAAGCGCTTCGTGACCAATGCGAAGAGCTGGGTGCATTTAGACATCTTCGGCTGGGCGCAAGCCGAGCGCCCGCATTCGCCGGTCGGCGGCGAGGCACAGGCGATCCGGGCGCTCTATCACCACATAAGCGGGATTGCGGGCTAG
- a CDS encoding MarR family transcriptional regulator: MPVELTPSQALRLWHAVSLEQVRVDSRDLTLRQMAMLLEIYLVPPPHTVRGLAATLGVTKPVITRALDTMGALGLVDRVRDERDRRNVIIKRTVEGALYLEKFGDLIINQGRKL; encoded by the coding sequence TTGCCGGTCGAACTTACGCCTTCTCAAGCGTTGAGACTCTGGCATGCCGTATCGCTCGAGCAGGTCCGGGTGGACAGCCGCGATCTCACGCTGCGCCAGATGGCGATGCTGCTCGAGATCTATCTCGTGCCGCCGCCGCACACGGTCCGCGGCCTCGCGGCGACGCTCGGCGTGACGAAGCCGGTGATCACGCGGGCGCTCGACACGATGGGCGCCCTCGGGCTGGTCGATCGCGTGCGCGACGAGCGCGACAGGCGTAATGTCATCATAAAACGTACGGTCGAGGGTGCGCTTTACCTTGAAAAATTCGGCGATTTGATCATCAATCAGGGCCGAAAACTGTGA
- a CDS encoding NlpC/P60 family protein, whose product MPEMLDRRLNAYREDLAEERLRGLVEAKRFVDGTPATISLPVTPLRARPDAACGTDTELLYGETARVLDVSGGWAWVKSDLDGYVGYVPHNAVTAPEVPASHIVAVPRTFVYRGPDLRFPQAFALSMGSRLNVVGEAETRGTRYFLLDGGLAVVANHCAAAGSAIAEDYVSIATRFFETPYLWGGRSGFGIDCSGLVQLSMQMTGRRVPRDTDMQAVALGRAIPRDELARGDLVFWKGHVAIMEDEKTLVHANGHTMTVAREGLEDAIRRISWLYDQPTGYRRP is encoded by the coding sequence ATGCCTGAAATGCTTGACCGTCGTCTCAATGCCTATCGCGAAGACCTCGCCGAGGAGCGCTTGCGCGGCCTCGTGGAAGCGAAGCGTTTTGTCGATGGTACGCCGGCCACCATATCCCTGCCCGTTACGCCCCTACGGGCAAGGCCCGACGCTGCCTGCGGCACGGATACGGAATTGCTCTATGGCGAAACGGCGCGCGTTCTCGATGTTTCGGGCGGATGGGCCTGGGTCAAATCCGATCTCGACGGTTATGTCGGCTATGTGCCGCACAATGCGGTCACAGCACCGGAGGTGCCCGCGAGTCATATCGTCGCGGTGCCGCGGACTTTCGTCTATCGCGGTCCGGATTTGCGCTTTCCGCAAGCTTTCGCGCTGTCCATGGGCAGCCGCCTCAACGTCGTCGGAGAAGCCGAGACGCGCGGCACTCGGTATTTTCTCCTCGACGGCGGACTGGCGGTCGTCGCCAATCATTGCGCTGCCGCCGGAAGTGCCATTGCCGAAGACTACGTTTCAATCGCCACCCGCTTTTTCGAGACGCCGTACCTATGGGGTGGCCGCTCCGGTTTCGGCATCGACTGTTCCGGCCTCGTGCAGCTATCGATGCAGATGACCGGCCGGCGCGTCCCGCGCGACACGGACATGCAGGCCGTCGCGCTCGGCCGGGCGATTCCGCGCGACGAACTTGCGCGCGGCGATCTCGTCTTCTGGAAGGGCCATGTCGCCATCATGGAGGACGAGAAGACGCTGGTGCACGCCAACGGCCATACGATGACGGTCGCCCGCGAGGGGCTTGAGGACGCCATCCGCCGCATCAGCTGGCTTTACGATCAACCGACCGGCTATCGCCGACCTTAG
- a CDS encoding 2-hydroxyacid dehydrogenase: MPTNSPVIVDLKFIPEEVEAALQGAFPGREVINLADSARQGRDLSGIDYAVVWKSAPDLFSRAPDLKVVFSGGAGVDHVLTLPGLPDVPLVRFVDRTLTARMSEWVVMQCLLHLRQHRAYEALAKKREWRDLIQPEAADVTVGIMGMGVLGQDSARKLAIMGFKVIGWSRSKRAVEGMDTHGAAEIDSFLARTDFLVGLLPLTPETTGIFNSTLFAKLSRKGPFGAPVFINAGRGGSQVEADILECLDSGVLAGASLDVFEREPLSPESRFWDMPNVFVTPHVAASSDVKALFAHVEQQIARFESGLPLEHVVDKLAGY; encoded by the coding sequence ATGCCCACCAACAGCCCCGTTATCGTCGATCTGAAGTTCATTCCGGAGGAAGTGGAAGCTGCTCTGCAGGGCGCGTTTCCCGGTCGCGAGGTGATCAATCTTGCGGATTCGGCCCGTCAGGGGCGGGATCTCTCGGGCATAGACTATGCGGTCGTCTGGAAATCCGCCCCCGACCTCTTTTCGCGCGCACCCGACCTGAAGGTCGTCTTTTCCGGCGGCGCCGGTGTCGATCATGTGTTGACGTTGCCGGGCCTGCCGGACGTGCCGCTGGTGCGTTTCGTCGACCGGACGCTGACGGCGCGCATGAGCGAATGGGTGGTGATGCAATGCCTGCTGCATTTGCGCCAGCATCGGGCCTATGAGGCGCTGGCGAAGAAGAGGGAATGGCGCGACCTGATCCAGCCTGAGGCCGCCGATGTCACCGTCGGCATCATGGGGATGGGCGTGCTCGGTCAGGATTCGGCCCGCAAGCTCGCAATTATGGGCTTCAAGGTGATTGGCTGGTCGCGCAGCAAACGCGCTGTCGAAGGCATGGACACCCACGGTGCAGCCGAGATCGACTCCTTTCTGGCGCGCACCGATTTTCTGGTCGGGCTCTTGCCGCTGACGCCGGAAACCACGGGGATTTTCAACAGCACCCTTTTCGCAAAACTCAGCCGCAAGGGGCCGTTCGGCGCACCGGTCTTCATCAATGCCGGCCGCGGCGGCAGCCAGGTGGAAGCCGACATCTTGGAATGCCTCGATTCCGGTGTGCTCGCGGGAGCCTCGCTCGACGTCTTCGAGCGGGAGCCGCTCTCTCCCGAAAGCCGCTTCTGGGACATGCCCAATGTCTTTGTGACGCCGCATGTCGCCGCCTCGTCCGATGTGAAGGCACTTTTCGCTCATGTCGAACAGCAGATCGCCCGCTTCGAAAGCGGGCTGCCGCTCGAGCATGTGGTCGATAAATTAGCCGGCTACTGA
- a CDS encoding ABC transporter ATP-binding protein, translating into MADTLLSVRDLSVAFHQGGETSVAVDRISFDVRRGETVALVGESGSGKSVSANSIVKLLPYPAASHPSGEIVFNGKDLLKASDAELRHVRGNDITMIFQEPMTSLNPLHTIEQQIGEILELHQELKGAAARQKMLELLNQVGIREPEKRLGAYPHELSGGQRQRVMIAMALANRPELLIADEPTTALDVTVQAQILELLKLLKDQHGMSMLFITHDLGIVRKIADRVCVMTKGKIVETGPTAEIFANPQHAYTRHLLASEPKGEPPVSDASKPIVVEAQDVKVWFPIKAGFLRRVVDHVKAVDGIDLKLRAGQTLGVVGESGSGKTTLGLALTRLISSKGRIAFVGKNIEDYSFREMRPLRNRMQVVFQDPYGSLSPRMSIADIVGEGLKIHESGLSSDERDARVAAALQEVGLDPATRWRYPHEFSGGQRQRIAIARAMVLKPQFVMLDEPTSALDMSVQAQVVDLLRDLQRKHNLAYLFISHDLKVVRALANEVIVMRLGKVVEQGPAERIFSAPSEDYTKALMAAAFNLEAVNLSAIRQ; encoded by the coding sequence ATGGCAGATACACTCCTCTCCGTCCGCGATCTCTCCGTCGCGTTTCATCAAGGCGGCGAAACGTCCGTTGCCGTCGACCGCATCTCCTTCGACGTGCGACGCGGCGAAACGGTGGCGCTCGTAGGCGAGTCCGGCTCGGGCAAGTCGGTCTCGGCGAACTCGATCGTCAAGCTCCTGCCCTACCCGGCGGCAAGCCACCCAAGCGGCGAGATCGTCTTCAACGGCAAGGATCTCCTGAAGGCAAGCGATGCCGAGCTGCGCCATGTCCGCGGCAACGACATCACCATGATCTTCCAGGAGCCGATGACGTCGCTCAATCCGCTGCACACGATCGAGCAGCAGATCGGAGAAATCCTCGAACTGCACCAGGAATTGAAAGGAGCCGCCGCGCGCCAGAAAATGCTGGAGCTTCTCAACCAGGTCGGCATCCGCGAACCGGAGAAACGGCTGGGTGCCTACCCGCATGAACTCTCAGGCGGGCAGCGGCAGCGCGTGATGATCGCCATGGCGCTTGCCAACCGGCCGGAGCTTCTGATCGCCGACGAACCGACGACGGCGCTCGACGTCACCGTGCAGGCACAGATCCTCGAGCTTCTCAAGTTGTTGAAGGATCAGCATGGCATGTCCATGCTCTTCATCACCCATGACCTCGGCATCGTCCGCAAGATCGCCGACCGGGTCTGTGTGATGACCAAGGGCAAGATCGTCGAAACCGGGCCGACCGCCGAGATCTTCGCCAATCCGCAGCACGCCTATACTCGCCATCTGCTTGCTTCCGAACCGAAGGGCGAACCGCCGGTTTCCGATGCCTCGAAGCCGATCGTCGTCGAGGCGCAGGACGTGAAGGTCTGGTTTCCGATCAAGGCGGGCTTTCTGCGCCGCGTCGTCGACCACGTGAAGGCGGTCGACGGCATCGATCTCAAGCTTCGCGCCGGGCAGACACTCGGCGTCGTCGGCGAATCCGGTTCGGGCAAGACCACGCTCGGTCTGGCGCTGACGCGCCTCATTTCATCGAAGGGGCGGATCGCCTTCGTCGGCAAAAATATCGAAGACTACAGCTTTCGTGAGATGAGGCCGCTCAGAAACAGGATGCAGGTGGTCTTCCAGGATCCCTACGGCTCGCTCAGCCCACGCATGTCGATCGCCGATATCGTCGGCGAGGGACTGAAGATCCACGAAAGCGGCCTGTCCAGCGACGAACGTGACGCACGCGTCGCCGCCGCGCTGCAGGAGGTAGGCCTCGATCCGGCGACCCGCTGGCGTTATCCGCACGAATTCTCCGGCGGCCAGCGCCAGCGCATCGCCATTGCCCGCGCCATGGTTTTGAAACCCCAATTCGTCATGCTGGACGAACCAACCTCGGCGCTCGACATGAGCGTCCAGGCGCAGGTGGTCGATCTGCTGCGCGATCTGCAGCGCAAACATAATCTCGCCTATCTGTTCATCAGCCACGATCTCAAGGTCGTGCGCGCGCTTGCCAACGAGGTGATCGTCATGCGCCTTGGCAAAGTGGTGGAACAGGGGCCGGCCGAGCGCATCTTCAGCGCCCCCAGCGAAGACTACACCAAGGCATTGATGGCCGCCGCCTTCAATCTCGAAGCCGTTAATCTCTCCGCCATCCGCCAATAG
- a CDS encoding ABC transporter permease, with translation MSAVTTFVGAPQRGWLTPIGQRRWQNFKANRRGYWSLWIFLLLFGLSLFAEFIANEKPIVASYKGEILFPVLVDYPEEKFGGFLAEADYRSDFIRDEIEANGWMIWPPIRYSYQTVNSYIPHSAPTPPFWLMDKKERCSAYPQGADDRGCTLGNLNWLGTDDQARDVMARMIYGFRLSVLFGLLLTIASAVIGVTAGAVQGYFGGWTDLLLQRFIEIWSSMPVLYILLIIAAILPPGFFVLLGIMLLFSWVGFVGVVRAEFLRARNFEYVNAARALGVGNGTIMYRHLLPNAMVATLTFLPFILSGSITTLTSLDFLGFGMPPGSPSLGEMIAQGKSNLQAPWLGLTAFFSMSVMLSLLIFVGEATRDAFDPRKTFR, from the coding sequence ATGAGTGCCGTGACGACATTTGTCGGCGCCCCCCAAAGAGGTTGGCTGACGCCGATCGGTCAGCGGCGCTGGCAGAATTTCAAAGCCAACCGGCGCGGCTACTGGTCGCTCTGGATCTTCCTCCTTCTGTTCGGTCTCAGCCTCTTTGCGGAATTCATCGCCAACGAAAAGCCGATCGTCGCCTCCTACAAGGGCGAGATCCTGTTCCCGGTGCTGGTCGACTATCCGGAAGAGAAATTCGGCGGCTTCCTGGCCGAAGCCGACTACCGGTCCGACTTCATCCGCGACGAGATCGAAGCGAATGGCTGGATGATATGGCCGCCGATCCGCTATTCCTATCAGACAGTCAACTCCTACATTCCGCACTCGGCGCCGACGCCGCCCTTCTGGCTGATGGACAAGAAAGAACGCTGTTCGGCCTATCCGCAAGGCGCCGACGACCGGGGATGTACGCTCGGCAACCTGAACTGGCTCGGCACCGACGACCAGGCGCGAGACGTCATGGCGCGGATGATCTACGGCTTCCGCCTTTCGGTGCTCTTCGGTCTGCTGCTGACGATCGCCTCGGCGGTGATCGGCGTTACGGCCGGGGCGGTTCAGGGCTATTTCGGCGGCTGGACCGACCTTTTGCTGCAACGTTTCATCGAGATCTGGTCTTCGATGCCGGTGCTCTACATCCTGCTCATCATCGCCGCCATCCTGCCGCCCGGCTTCTTCGTCCTGCTCGGCATCATGCTGCTCTTCTCCTGGGTCGGCTTCGTCGGCGTGGTCAGGGCCGAGTTCCTGAGAGCGCGCAATTTCGAATATGTGAACGCGGCGCGCGCCCTTGGCGTCGGCAATGGCACGATCATGTACCGGCATCTCCTGCCGAATGCCATGGTCGCCACGCTCACCTTCCTGCCCTTCATCCTTTCCGGCTCGATCACCACCTTGACCTCGCTCGACTTTCTCGGCTTCGGCATGCCGCCCGGCTCTCCCTCGCTCGGCGAGATGATCGCTCAGGGCAAATCGAACCTTCAGGCGCCATGGCTGGGGCTCACAGCCTTCTTCTCCATGTCGGTCATGCTTTCGCTCTTGATCTTCGTCGGCGAAGCGACGCGCGACGCCTTCGACCCCAGAAAGACATTCCGGTGA
- a CDS encoding microcin C ABC transporter permease YejB, whose protein sequence is MGAYILRRLLLMIPTIVGIMAISFAVVQFAPGGPVEQVISDLTNAAGSDRLSGSGGDLLQGGGDEGGSYRGAQGLDPEFIAKLEKQFGFDKPPLERFVTMMWNYIRFDFGESFFRNTSVIDLIIEKMPVSISLGLWILLFSYGISIPLGIKKAVSDGSTFDVWTSGVIVVGYAVPSFLFAILLIVLFAGGSFFDWFPLRGLVSDNFHELPWWQKILDYFWHMTLPLITLLLSAFATTTLLTKNSFIDEIKKQYVTTARAKGLAERQVLYGHVFRNAMLIIIASFPAAFISAFFTGSLLIEYIFSLDGLGRLGYDAVVKRDYPIVFATLYIFSLMGLFVSLLSDLIYTWVDPRIDFERRDV, encoded by the coding sequence ATGGGTGCCTATATCCTGCGTCGGTTGCTGCTGATGATCCCGACCATCGTTGGAATCATGGCCATTTCCTTCGCCGTCGTGCAGTTCGCACCGGGCGGGCCGGTCGAACAGGTGATTTCAGACCTCACCAACGCTGCCGGGTCGGATAGGCTTTCCGGCAGCGGCGGCGATCTCCTGCAGGGCGGCGGCGACGAGGGCGGCAGCTATCGCGGCGCGCAGGGCCTCGACCCCGAATTTATCGCAAAGCTTGAAAAGCAGTTCGGCTTCGACAAGCCGCCGCTCGAACGATTCGTCACCATGATGTGGAATTATATCCGCTTCGATTTCGGCGAGAGCTTCTTCCGCAACACCTCCGTCATCGACCTCATTATCGAAAAAATGCCGGTGTCGATTTCGCTCGGGCTGTGGATCCTCCTGTTTTCCTACGGCATCTCGATCCCGCTCGGCATCAAGAAGGCCGTCTCCGACGGGTCGACATTCGACGTCTGGACCTCCGGCGTCATCGTCGTTGGCTATGCGGTGCCGAGCTTCCTCTTCGCGATCCTCTTGATCGTTCTCTTCGCGGGCGGCTCCTTCTTCGACTGGTTCCCCTTGCGCGGCCTCGTTTCGGACAATTTCCACGAACTTCCCTGGTGGCAGAAGATTCTCGACTATTTCTGGCACATGACGCTGCCGCTGATCACGCTGCTGCTCTCGGCGTTCGCCACGACGACGCTGCTCACCAAGAACTCCTTCATCGACGAGATCAAGAAACAGTACGTAACCACGGCGCGCGCCAAGGGACTGGCCGAGCGTCAGGTGCTCTACGGCCATGTGTTCCGCAATGCGATGCTCATCATCATCGCCAGCTTCCCCGCCGCCTTCATTTCCGCCTTCTTCACCGGTTCGCTGCTGATCGAATATATCTTCTCCCTCGATGGGCTCGGCCGGCTCGGCTACGACGCCGTCGTCAAGCGCGATTATCCGATCGTCTTCGCGACGCTCTACATCTTTTCGCTGATGGGCCTCTTCGTCAGCTTGCTCTCCGATCTGATCTATACCTGGGTCGACCCCCGCATCGACTTCGAGCGGAGGGACGTCTGA
- a CDS encoding extracellular solute-binding protein: protein MMDFGGIVRTKLATAFLATFLLLPSVVNAGEPATWHHGLSLVGELKYAPGFKHFDYVNPQAPKGGDLRLSQTGTFDSFNPLLVKGEVAVGLPLVFDTLMKPSDDEISTAYGLLAESVSFPDDVSSATFRLRKEAKWSDGKPVTPEDVVFSFEKGKELNPLYQSYYRNVVEVEKTGERDVTFRFDEKNNRELPHILGQILIVPKHWWEGMGPDGKPRDISRTTLEPVMGSGPYRIASFSAGSTIRYERRDDYWGSALNVNVGQNNFGSIAYTFFGDSGVEFEAFRAGDVDFWRETQSRRWATAYDFPAVKEGRVKREEVPFRATGVMQALVPNMRRKPFDDERVREALNYALDFEELNRTVFFNQYTRVNSYFFLTELASSGLPEGQELAILKEVKNLVPPEVFTTPYTNPVGGTAQKARDNLRKAIALLKEAGFELKGNRMINTATGKPFSFEILLSSPMLERVALPYAQNLKRIGIEARVRTVDPSQYTNRERAFDYDMTWEVWGQTLSPGNEQEDFWGSKSAAREGSRNYAGIADAGVDALINRVIFAKDRDTLVAATKALDRVLLAHHYVVPLYYPRAANIAYWDTVGRPAELPKYSIGFPDAWWSTRAAKQ from the coding sequence ATGATGGATTTTGGCGGTATTGTAAGAACGAAGCTCGCGACCGCATTTCTGGCAACGTTCCTACTTTTACCGTCCGTAGTAAATGCCGGAGAACCAGCCACCTGGCATCACGGCCTGTCGCTCGTCGGTGAACTCAAATACGCGCCAGGTTTTAAGCATTTCGACTATGTGAACCCGCAGGCACCGAAGGGCGGCGATCTCCGGCTTTCGCAGACGGGCACGTTCGACTCGTTCAATCCTCTGCTTGTAAAGGGCGAGGTAGCCGTTGGTCTTCCTCTGGTCTTCGACACGTTGATGAAACCGTCGGACGACGAGATCTCGACCGCCTACGGGCTTCTCGCCGAAAGCGTTTCCTTTCCGGACGATGTTTCCTCGGCCACCTTTCGCCTGAGAAAGGAGGCGAAATGGTCTGACGGAAAACCGGTGACGCCGGAGGATGTCGTCTTCAGCTTCGAGAAGGGCAAGGAGCTCAATCCGCTCTACCAGAGCTACTACAGGAACGTGGTGGAGGTGGAGAAGACAGGGGAGCGAGACGTTACCTTCCGCTTCGACGAAAAGAACAATCGCGAATTGCCGCATATTCTCGGCCAGATCCTGATTGTCCCGAAACATTGGTGGGAAGGCATGGGACCGGACGGCAAACCGCGCGACATCAGCCGGACGACCCTGGAGCCGGTGATGGGATCAGGCCCCTACCGCATTGCTTCGTTTTCGGCCGGGTCGACCATTCGCTATGAACGGAGGGACGACTATTGGGGATCGGCGCTCAACGTCAATGTCGGGCAGAATAATTTCGGCTCGATCGCCTATACCTTCTTCGGCGACAGCGGTGTCGAGTTCGAAGCCTTCCGCGCCGGCGACGTCGATTTCTGGCGCGAGACCCAATCGCGCCGTTGGGCAACCGCCTATGACTTTCCGGCGGTCAAAGAGGGACGCGTGAAACGCGAGGAAGTGCCGTTCCGGGCGACCGGCGTGATGCAGGCACTTGTGCCGAATATGCGCCGCAAACCGTTCGATGACGAGAGAGTGCGAGAGGCTCTCAACTACGCGCTCGACTTCGAGGAACTGAACCGAACCGTTTTCTTCAACCAATACACGCGGGTGAACAGCTACTTCTTTTTGACGGAACTTGCTTCCTCGGGCCTGCCGGAGGGACAGGAACTGGCGATCCTTAAAGAGGTCAAGAACCTAGTCCCGCCGGAAGTGTTCACCACCCCTTACACGAATCCGGTGGGCGGCACGGCGCAGAAGGCACGCGACAATCTGCGCAAAGCGATTGCTCTTCTGAAGGAGGCAGGCTTCGAGCTCAAGGGCAACCGCATGATCAACACGGCAACCGGAAAGCCGTTTTCCTTTGAGATCCTGCTGAGCAGTCCCATGCTGGAGCGGGTGGCCCTGCCCTATGCACAGAACCTCAAACGGATCGGCATAGAGGCGCGCGTGCGCACGGTCGATCCCTCGCAATATACAAACCGGGAACGGGCTTTCGACTACGACATGACCTGGGAAGTCTGGGGACAGACCTTGAGTCCGGGAAATGAACAGGAGGACTTCTGGGGATCGAAATCCGCCGCACGCGAGGGTTCGAGAAATTACGCCGGCATCGCCGACGCTGGGGTCGATGCATTGATCAACCGCGTCATCTTCGCCAAAGACCGCGACACGCTTGTGGCTGCCACCAAGGCGCTTGACCGGGTCCTGTTGGCTCACCATTACGTGGTCCCGCTTTACTACCCGCGAGCGGCAAATATCGCCTACTGGGACACGGTCGGCAGGCCGGCGGAACTGCCGAAATATTCGATCGGCTTTCCCGACGCATGGTGGTCCACGCGTGCTGCCAAGCAATGA